In Podospora pseudopauciseta strain CBS 411.78 chromosome 3, whole genome shotgun sequence, one genomic interval encodes:
- a CDS encoding hypothetical protein (COG:S; EggNog:ENOG503P1PF), with protein MLTITKPVQYGYGPVHDLPTPPSTSRPSPPLIYKDSSYKSTLTNPRDSSPLHQPMSAPHRGLPPPAALPPVQPPPGSGLSQPPVSGPPPPPPQQNQSYTQLPLPPSWHGNEESMQYWLKAKAEEDKRKQEEEKTRQESFRLEQRKMEHEILRTSLHGGIPPPLVPVVFAGMGGGALSPQAWELAQQFLPPHQQQHPPALMPSGAIASEHQRRDSQAQGYGQYPTSGGVPSTPGSAQGPTSSYMAGYPGSPTRPRGQSMPGRPPSNLPNLNTNLPGGPGGGPATASHPGIAHSQHQDAQPSPSIYFHHWQPPTTQAGGTRSGTDQPGTPSVGESPRKRKAAGPQPPIPPPSTAQRLRSPPFQHSAALSNPPPGRRRGHSRQRSDLGSYRAGGRGLRGESSGPGREMSPMHTSGASSARESEPSSSSQAQQGQQLHRAPPPQPAPMRTGAHSVSSLLSDTPQSPQPPTHQFAVSSEPRQFGQQQQQQQQQQHHHHHHQQTPHQTIYQHQQAYGESERTLEEKLRGGGVSGSSTTRPGDND; from the exons GGGCCCGTCCATGATCTACCCACCCCGCCGAGCACATCACgaccttctccccccttgATATATAAGGATTCGAGCTACAAGTCCACGCTCACTAACCCGCGAGACAGCAGTCCGTTGCATCAGCCCATGTCGGCACCTCACCGTGGCTTGCCACCGCCGGCGGCCTTGCCTCCAGTTCAGCCACCTCCAGGATCCGGACTTTCCCAACCACCAGTGTCGGggcctcccccgccgccaccgcagcAAAACCAGTCCTACACGCAGCTTCCGCTACCGCCATCGTGGCATGGTAATGAGGAGTCAATGCAGTACTGGTTGAAAGCGAAGGCAGAAGAGGACAAGAGaaagcaagaagaggagaagacaCGACAGGAGAGTTTCCGCTTGGAGCAGAGGAAAATGGAGCACGAAATTCTGAGGACATCACTGCACGGAGGAATCCCCCCTCCGCTAGTACCTGTGGTGTTCGCCGGCATGGGCGGAGGAGCGCTCTCGCCACAGGCATGGGAACTGGCACAGCAATTCCTGCCAccgcaccagcagcaacatccgCCAGCATTGATGCCATCAGGGGCCATTGCCTCAGAACACCAAAGAAGAGACTCGCAAGCACAGGGATACGGCCAATATCCAACCTCTGGGGGAGTGCCGTCCACCCCGGGATCGGCACAGGGGCCAACCAGCTCGTACATGGCGGGCTATCCAGGGTCTCCCACGAGGCCTCGGGGACAGAGCATGCCCGGTCGGCCACCATCCAATCTTCCGAATCTCAATACGAACCTGCCGGGCGGGCCGGGCGGCGGGCCAGCAACAGCTTCACATCCCGGAATTGCTCACTCGCAGCACCAGGACGCCCAGCCGTCGCCGTCGATTTATTTCCACCACTGGCAGCCTCCCACCACTCAGGCGGGAGGGACACGGAGTGGCACGGATCAACCCGGCACGCCCTCAG TAGGGGAATCGCCGCGAAAACGAAAAGCAGCAGGGCCACAGCCTCCCATTCCTCCACCATCGACGGCACAACGGCTTCGCTCACCACCGTTTCAACATAGCGCAGCGCtctccaacccaccaccagggcgaagaagaggcCACTCGCGGCAACGGAGTGACCTGGGATCATACCGGGCCGGAGGGCGGGGCCTTCGTGGAGAGAGCTCTGGGCCGGGGCGAGAAATGTCGCCGATGCACACGTCTGGGGCGAGCTCGGCTCGCGAGAGTGAACCTTCCAGCTCGTCCCAGGCTCAGCAAGGGCAGCAGCTGCATCGtgcaccacctccacaaccagCTCCCATGCGGACCGGAGCACACTCGGTTTCGTCCCTGCTCTCGGACACTCCACAGTCCCCCCAGCCTCCGACGCACCAATTTGCCGTCTCCTCGGAACCACGACAATTcgggcagcaacaacagcaacaacaacagcaacagcatcatcaccaccaccaccagcagacGCCTCATCAAACGATataccagcaccagcaggcATATGGCGAGAGCGAGCGGACGTTGGAAGAAAAATTgcgcggtggtggagtttcAGGATCGTCAACCACGCGACCAGGAGATAACGATTGA